In Streptococcus porcinus, the genomic window TTGAAACAAACGGTTACACTCATTAAAGAGCTGACACCAGAAGTTAAAAGAATTGCTGTTTTATATGCTAGTAATGAAGATAACTCCCTTTCACAGGTAAGAGACTTTACCGCTTATGCTAAATCGGCAGGCTATCAGGTTTTTCCCTATGCTGTTCCGTCAACTAATGAAGTTCCTTCAACCATGTCAATTATAACTGGAAAAGTTGATGCTATCTTTTTACCTCAAGACAATACCATTGCTTCTGCTTTTTCGGCCGTTATTAGCGCTAGCAATACTGCGAAAATACCAGTCTACTCTAGTGTGGATACCATGGTAGAGGCTGGCAGTATCGCCTCAGTTTCACAAAATCAATACCAACTAGGAGTAGAGACCGCAAAGCAAATCAAGGCTCTAGTGGCTGGCAAGGAAGTCAGTCAGGTTCCGGTCAAAATTGTAGATAATGGAAAAGCAGTCATCAATCTAAGAGTAGCTGACCGATTGGGAATAAAGATCCCTGAAAGCTTAGCAAAGACTGCTGATATTCTTGGTAAGAAATAGGAGGCATCAATGATTATTTCATCTGTTTCACAAGGTTTATTATGGGGGATTTTAGGCCTCGGGATATACCTCACTTTTAGAATTTTAAACTTTCCTGATATGACCACTGAAGGATCCTTTCCTCTTGGTGGTGCAGTAACGGTAACTGCTATGAATATGGGATTGAACCCTTTTTTAGCCACCTTTATGGGAATGGTTGCTGGTGGAGTAGCGGGCTTTATAACGGGACTTTTATATACAAAAGGTAAGATACCCACCATTTTAGCAGGGATTCTAGTTATGACGTCTTGCAATTCAATTATGTTAATGGTTATGGGGAGG contains:
- the trpX gene encoding tryptophan ABC transporter substrate-binding protein, with protein sequence MKSKRLIVSLIIIVIMVLGSLVLDKGNHQRTFEDKSLIKVGILQLVTHEALNQIEQGIEDELHRQPVSGKKIKVTLMNAEGDQSKIQTMSHQLLTKGSDILVGIATPAAQGLAAATKEVPVIMSAVTDPVGAKLVKNLDKPEANVTGLSNRVPLKQTVTLIKELTPEVKRIAVLYASNEDNSLSQVRDFTAYAKSAGYQVFPYAVPSTNEVPSTMSIITGKVDAIFLPQDNTIASAFSAVISASNTAKIPVYSSVDTMVEAGSIASVSQNQYQLGVETAKQIKALVAGKEVSQVPVKIVDNGKAVINLRVADRLGIKIPESLAKTADILGKK